Proteins from a single region of Dyadobacter fanqingshengii:
- the ykgO gene encoding type B 50S ribosomal protein L36, whose amino-acid sequence MKVKASVKKRSEDCKVIRRKGKVYVINKKNPRYKQRQG is encoded by the coding sequence ATGAAAGTCAAAGCATCAGTAAAGAAACGCAGTGAGGACTGCAAGGTTATACGCCGAAAGGGTAAAGTGTATGTTATTAACAAAAAGAACCCACGGTATAAACAAAGACAAGGTTAA